From Nocardioides sp. HDW12B, the proteins below share one genomic window:
- a CDS encoding CPBP family intramembrane glutamic endopeptidase translates to MSGPGGAPPYGQPGWGPPPGQDPYGQSGWGQPYPQPYPQPYPQPQPPYGQSPYGQQPPGWGPPPGWQQPAPPFQPPPEPDPRWAFPHPEPRPYHQMLRTWTYRTWKPLVGVLLVVLGLVIVLPLITFPVLLVAALFEPGDMSYGDRIFQAATLEKLTPSGLLYLNVALGAMILWVGLVMRWLHHLRLRWSSSVVPKLRWTFMAGCAGMAVVALIAQVVVGALVPQSANPDVAGQANAVTGTTIALAVVVLLTTPFQAAGEEYAFRGYLLQAIGALARHKWISIVLTALLFAVAHLQFDPPLFFDRFMFGLIAAWLVIRTGGLEAGIALHVLNNYLAFGFAIAFTDLDSALDPGDVSWWNIPVTLTQSLVYAVLVLWLARRMKVQTTTRPPHLDEPEQQPAQAVSAGPV, encoded by the coding sequence ATGAGCGGCCCCGGGGGAGCGCCGCCGTACGGGCAGCCCGGCTGGGGTCCGCCCCCCGGCCAGGACCCCTACGGCCAGTCGGGGTGGGGCCAGCCCTACCCCCAGCCCTACCCGCAGCCCTACCCGCAACCGCAGCCGCCGTACGGCCAGTCGCCGTACGGCCAGCAGCCTCCCGGCTGGGGTCCGCCGCCGGGCTGGCAGCAGCCCGCACCCCCGTTCCAGCCGCCGCCGGAGCCGGACCCGCGCTGGGCCTTCCCGCACCCCGAGCCCCGGCCCTACCACCAGATGCTGCGGACCTGGACCTACCGGACCTGGAAGCCCCTCGTCGGCGTCCTGCTCGTGGTCCTCGGTCTGGTCATCGTGCTCCCACTGATCACCTTCCCGGTGCTGCTCGTCGCCGCGCTCTTCGAGCCCGGGGACATGAGCTACGGCGACCGCATCTTCCAGGCCGCCACCCTGGAGAAGCTGACTCCCTCGGGGCTGCTCTACCTCAACGTCGCCCTCGGCGCGATGATCCTGTGGGTCGGTCTCGTGATGCGCTGGCTGCACCACCTGCGCCTGCGCTGGTCCTCCTCGGTGGTGCCCAAGCTGCGCTGGACGTTCATGGCCGGGTGTGCCGGCATGGCCGTGGTCGCGCTGATCGCCCAGGTGGTCGTCGGCGCGCTGGTGCCGCAGAGCGCGAACCCCGACGTGGCCGGCCAGGCCAACGCCGTCACCGGCACCACCATCGCGCTGGCGGTCGTCGTGCTCCTCACCACGCCCTTCCAAGCCGCCGGCGAGGAGTACGCGTTCCGCGGCTACCTGCTGCAGGCCATCGGGGCGCTGGCGCGGCACAAGTGGATCAGCATCGTGCTGACCGCGCTGCTCTTCGCGGTGGCGCACCTGCAGTTCGACCCGCCGTTGTTCTTCGACCGCTTCATGTTCGGGCTGATCGCCGCCTGGCTGGTGATCCGCACCGGGGGGCTCGAGGCCGGCATCGCCCTGCACGTGCTCAACAACTACCTCGCGTTCGGCTTCGCGATCGCCTTCACCGACCTCGACTCCGCCCTCGACCCGGGCGACGTCAGTTGGTGGAACATCCCGGTCACGCTCACCCAGTCGCTGGTGTACGCCGTGCTCGTGCTGTGGCTGGCCAGGCGGATGAAGGTGCAGACCACGACCCGTCCACCCCACCTCGACGAGCCGGAGCAGCAGCCCGCCCAGGCGGTGTCCGCGGGGCCGGTGTGA
- a CDS encoding fumarylacetoacetate hydrolase family protein, translated as MRIARFTTGEDPQFGVVTGDLDEHGELDPDASIVALAGDPLYVGMKPTDQSFRLADVRLLAPVLPRSKVVGIGRNYAAHAAEMGSDLPEEPLMFLKPNTSVVGPGDPVFYPRQSRNVHFEGELAVVVGRICRDVPVEKVADVVFGYTVGNDVTARDLQRSDVQFTRAKGFDSFCPLGPWVETDLDASDLRVRTFLNGDLKQDGTTKDLIFDVPTLVSYVSSVMTLLPGDVILTGTPEGVGPMEVGDEVDVVIDGIGTLNNKVVSRD; from the coding sequence GTGCGCATCGCGAGATTCACCACGGGTGAGGACCCCCAGTTCGGGGTCGTCACCGGAGACCTGGACGAGCACGGCGAGCTGGACCCCGACGCGAGCATCGTGGCCCTGGCCGGCGACCCGCTCTACGTCGGGATGAAGCCGACCGACCAGAGCTTCCGGCTGGCCGACGTCCGGCTGCTGGCGCCCGTGCTGCCCCGCAGCAAGGTGGTCGGCATCGGGCGCAACTACGCCGCGCACGCCGCCGAGATGGGCAGCGACCTGCCCGAGGAACCGTTGATGTTCCTCAAGCCGAACACGTCGGTGGTCGGCCCCGGCGACCCGGTGTTCTACCCGCGCCAGTCCCGCAACGTCCACTTCGAGGGCGAGCTGGCCGTGGTGGTCGGACGGATCTGCCGTGACGTGCCGGTCGAGAAGGTCGCGGATGTCGTCTTCGGCTACACCGTCGGCAACGACGTCACGGCCCGCGACCTGCAGCGCTCCGACGTCCAGTTCACCCGCGCCAAGGGGTTCGACTCCTTCTGCCCGCTGGGCCCGTGGGTCGAGACCGACCTCGACGCCTCCGACCTGCGCGTGCGCACCTTCCTCAACGGCGACCTCAAGCAGGACGGCACCACGAAGGACCTGATCTTCGACGTCCCGACCCTGGTCTCCTACGTCTCCTCCGTCATGACCCTGCTGCCCGGCGACGTCATCCTCACCGGCACCCCGGAGGGCGTCGGGCCGATGGAGGTCGGCGACGAGGTGGACGTCGTCATCGACGGCATCGGCACTCTCAACAACAAGGTGGTCTCCCGTGACTGA
- the gltX gene encoding glutamate--tRNA ligase, which yields MTDAPASPVRVRFCPSPTGSPHVGLARTALFNWAFARHHGGTFVFRVEDTDAARDSQESYDTILEVMRWLGFDWDEGPEVGGDFGPYRQSERFDTYAEVADKLLAAGKAYHCYCSQAELDERNEKARAEGRTPGYDGHCRDLGDEARAAYVEEGRRPVVRFRMPDAAITFDDLVRGEITFQSEHVPDYVLVRGNGHPLYTLVNPLDDALMEITHVLRGEDLLSSTPRQIALHAALAEIGVGSGTPPRFGHLPYVMGQGNRKLSKRDPEANLLGYRDQGFLPEGLLNYLALLGWAIAEDRDIFSMEEMVAAFEIDRVNPNPARFDLKKAEAINATHLRALPVEEAARRMVPFLHAAGLVDDPLSREESSLLAAASPLVQERMGNLAESVDMLGFLFVAEDGFALDPADAAKLVETEDGQTVVRAAREALGSLDAWTTESIEAALRSALIEDLGLKPRNAFGAVRVAITGRRISPPLFESMELLGRERSLARLDGAVAA from the coding sequence GTGACTGACGCCCCGGCGTCTCCCGTCCGCGTCCGGTTCTGTCCCTCACCGACGGGGTCGCCGCACGTCGGCCTGGCCCGGACGGCGCTGTTCAACTGGGCCTTCGCGCGCCACCACGGCGGCACGTTCGTCTTCCGCGTCGAGGACACCGACGCCGCGCGCGACTCCCAGGAGTCCTACGACACGATCCTCGAGGTCATGCGCTGGCTCGGCTTCGACTGGGACGAGGGCCCGGAGGTGGGCGGCGACTTCGGCCCCTACCGGCAGTCGGAGCGCTTCGACACCTACGCCGAGGTGGCCGACAAGCTGCTGGCCGCCGGGAAGGCCTACCACTGCTACTGCTCGCAGGCCGAGCTCGACGAGCGCAACGAGAAGGCCCGTGCGGAGGGCCGCACCCCGGGCTACGACGGCCACTGCCGCGACCTCGGCGACGAGGCGCGCGCGGCGTACGTCGAGGAGGGCCGCCGCCCGGTCGTCCGCTTCCGGATGCCGGACGCGGCGATCACCTTCGACGACCTGGTGCGCGGCGAGATCACCTTCCAGAGCGAGCACGTGCCCGACTACGTGCTGGTGCGCGGCAACGGCCACCCGCTCTACACGCTCGTCAACCCGCTCGACGACGCGCTGATGGAGATCACCCACGTGCTGCGCGGCGAGGACCTGCTGTCCTCGACCCCGCGGCAGATCGCGCTGCACGCCGCGCTCGCCGAGATCGGCGTCGGCAGCGGTACGCCGCCCCGCTTCGGCCATCTGCCCTACGTCATGGGCCAGGGCAACCGGAAGCTGTCCAAGCGCGACCCGGAGGCCAACCTGCTCGGCTACCGCGACCAGGGCTTCCTGCCCGAGGGGCTGCTGAACTACCTGGCCCTCCTGGGCTGGGCGATCGCCGAGGACCGCGACATCTTCTCCATGGAGGAGATGGTGGCGGCCTTCGAGATCGACCGGGTCAACCCCAACCCGGCGCGCTTCGACCTCAAGAAGGCCGAGGCGATCAACGCCACGCACCTGCGGGCGCTGCCCGTCGAGGAGGCCGCGCGCCGGATGGTCCCCTTCCTGCACGCCGCCGGCCTCGTGGACGACCCGCTCTCGCGCGAGGAGTCGTCGCTGCTGGCGGCGGCGTCGCCACTGGTGCAGGAGCGCATGGGCAACCTGGCGGAGTCCGTGGACATGCTGGGCTTCCTCTTCGTGGCCGAGGACGGCTTCGCGCTCGACCCCGCGGACGCCGCCAAGCTGGTGGAGACCGAGGACGGTCAGACCGTGGTCCGGGCGGCTCGCGAGGCGCTGGGCTCCCTGGACGCGTGGACGACCGAGTCGATCGAGGCGGCCCTGCGGAGCGCGCTGATCGAGGACCTCGGCCTCAAGCCGCGCAACGCCTTCGGCGCCGTCCGCGTCGCGATCACCGGTCGTCGGATCTCGCCGCCGCTCTTCGAGTCCATGGAGCTGCTCGGGCGCGAGCGTTCGCTGGCCCGCCTCGACGGGGCCGTCGCGGCATGA
- a CDS encoding 3-methyladenine DNA glycosylase, translating to MDGTTDLARATVLPPSVWQGRRAAHEARVDRWTAPFLARRRVGGSHPVEDFLFTYYSQRPAALRRWHPGYGVALVDGADWLSLTGYVEGPDGVGVSPDLLATRRPVLSQVHWLLAATAGRAPHFGCFGMHEWAMVYRQSPDDVRHASWPLRLGTTGTDEVVEGHRVACSHFDAFRFFTEPARGLNTLQPGREDRPAFEQPACLHAGMDLYKHAFRLTPLVASELVADCFALAWDIRVLDMRASPYDFSGLAGWDHAPVRVETAEGKAEYAAAQRTFAERGAPLRARLIEECERLLAS from the coding sequence GTGGACGGCACGACGGATCTCGCTCGGGCGACCGTCCTGCCACCGTCGGTGTGGCAGGGACGGCGCGCCGCCCACGAGGCACGCGTCGACCGCTGGACGGCCCCCTTCCTCGCGCGTCGGCGCGTGGGCGGCAGCCACCCGGTCGAGGACTTCCTGTTCACCTACTACTCCCAGCGGCCGGCCGCGCTGCGCCGCTGGCACCCCGGGTACGGCGTGGCCCTGGTCGACGGGGCCGACTGGCTGTCGCTGACCGGGTACGTCGAGGGGCCCGACGGGGTGGGGGTCTCCCCCGACCTCCTGGCCACGCGCCGGCCCGTGCTCTCCCAGGTCCACTGGCTGCTGGCCGCGACCGCCGGGCGGGCGCCGCACTTCGGCTGCTTCGGGATGCACGAGTGGGCGATGGTCTACCGGCAGTCGCCGGACGACGTGCGGCACGCGTCCTGGCCGCTGCGCCTCGGCACAACGGGGACCGACGAGGTCGTCGAGGGCCACCGGGTCGCCTGCTCGCACTTCGACGCGTTCCGGTTCTTCACCGAGCCGGCGCGCGGGCTCAACACGCTGCAACCGGGCCGGGAGGACCGGCCGGCGTTCGAGCAGCCCGCCTGCCTGCACGCCGGGATGGACCTCTACAAGCACGCCTTCCGGCTCACCCCGCTCGTCGCCTCGGAGCTGGTCGCCGACTGCTTCGCGCTGGCGTGGGACATCCGCGTGCTCGACATGCGCGCGTCGCCGTACGACTTCTCGGGGCTGGCGGGGTGGGACCACGCCCCGGTGCGGGTCGAGACGGCGGAGGGCAAGGCCGAGTACGCCGCCGCGCAGCGCACCTTCGCCGAGCGCGGCGCACCGTTGCGGGCGCGGCTGATCGAGGAGTGCGAGCGCCTGCTGGCCTCCTAG
- a CDS encoding VOC family protein — translation MTDTAAGAPPARVPTTWFGVVLDAVDGPALAHFYERLLGWTIFHESPEWTTLAPSESAGYNLAFASEPLHRRPVWPTVEGVPQMQLHLDLEVDEVDAAVAWGLHCGAELAEHQPQDDVRVMLDPAGHPFCFYLAKD, via the coding sequence ATGACTGACACAGCAGCAGGGGCGCCGCCGGCCCGGGTGCCGACCACCTGGTTCGGGGTGGTCCTCGACGCCGTCGACGGCCCGGCCCTGGCCCACTTCTACGAGCGTCTGCTCGGGTGGACGATCTTCCACGAGAGCCCGGAGTGGACGACGCTCGCCCCCTCGGAGAGCGCCGGCTACAACCTCGCCTTCGCCTCCGAGCCGCTGCACCGACGGCCGGTGTGGCCGACCGTCGAGGGGGTGCCGCAGATGCAGCTCCACCTGGACCTCGAGGTCGATGAGGTGGACGCCGCGGTGGCGTGGGGGCTCCACTGCGGCGCCGAGCTCGCCGAGCACCAGCCCCAGGACGACGTCCGCGTCATGCTCGACCCCGCCGGCCACCCCTTCTGCTTCTACCTCGCCAAGGACTAG